AAGAGTCACTTCGTCGCGATCGTAGATGTCAAGCGGCTCGACCTCAAGAACCTCGCATATCTTGTTGAGCGTCGAGGGAATCGGCAGCATCCGAAAGTTCAAGATGCGGGAGATATTGCCCGCGTCCAGCCCGACTTTTGCGCCGAGGTCCTTTGCCATCATTTCTTTTTTTTGGATAATCTCTTTTAATCTCATCGTTCTCTTCCCTCCAATAAGATAGATATAAAGGCGCGTCCCCGCTTACGCGGGTGTCAGAAAAATCGCCTAATGTCTAACCCGAGTACGTGGCAGTAGTCCTCGATCGTAATCTTCGCCGGGAGATCCAGTTTGTCTCGACCTTCCTTTCTAAGTTGGAACTTCCAAACACGGAGCATTTCGTACGCCTTC
This genomic stretch from Clostridia bacterium harbors:
- a CDS encoding helix-turn-helix domain-containing protein, whose translation is MMAKDLGAKVGLDAGNISRILNFRMLPIPSTLNKICEVLEVEPLDIYDRDEVTLVPPMKGKTTRHTDGTARGYNLCIMIPEKYRDKLSCWIKE